The Desulfatiglans sp. DNA segment GATTCTTTTGTGTTACTATCCTTCTGGATCACTTGGGTCTTGTTCATTTGGTATCCTCCTTTTTAATGGGTTAAAAAGAAAATTATATCAAATGGCTTCCAAGTGATCCACATAGTATCTACGATATATGAAATACAAAATCAGGGCAGGAGTAAATCCTGCCCCGGCAAAAACAATCGCAATTTTGCAATTGTTTATATTTTTACAACAGTCGTCTTCGCATAAAACTGTGACGGCCGTGTCCTTGTATGGTTAAAAGTATTTATGAGTTAATACTGTAGGGGTGGACCTGTGTGTCCACCTGGTATTCAGGCATATGAACCTGCATCATCGGGCAGGCACACAGACCTGCCCCTACATCTGAAAAGGTTTCACCAAGGAGGTCACAGAGGTAAAATCATTTTAAACTTTTTCTCCGTGTTCTCCGTGGTTATTAATTACCATGTACTTGAAATACGGCGTTTACTCTTTATCCATAAAATGAATATAGTCAAAGGGTATTAATGAAGCCCCATCCACCTTCAGTACCATCAAGTGGAGATGGGAGGGAGACCTGCGCGGGAAGGCATTTTTGCCGCTCCGCCCAACTGTGCCTATTTCTGACCCGGCCTTTATAATACTTCCCGGCCTCACCAGCACATCATTAAGGTGTGCAAAATAGATAATCTGATCATGAACAGGATCAAGCGCCCATATGTAGCAGCCGCCTCTTATCTCAGAACCCTGTTCCCATGCGGTTTCAACACTGAGTATCAGGATATCTACCGGTGCAATTACTGATACCGGCTTACCTGTCCGGTCATCTTTTGAATCCTGATCTTTATCATGGATGAATAAATCATAAGCCGGGTGGCCGCCATGTTGGTTACCATCATAAAAGTCATACCCCTTAATCGTTGATGAACCATAATATATATCCGGCCTGAACCCGCCTTTACCTACATCCTTTATGCCATACCCCTTTACAGGAAAAAGCCATTTTGAATCTGTATTAAATGGATGTTTTTTACATACCTCTTTCAACCCTTTGTAAATTTCAGGGAACTCCCTGCGTGCATCCTCTTTTTTAATCGTCTGATCACGAACCGCCTTTTCAAACTCTTCCCATCCTGCTACAGGGGTCTGGGCAGCGGATAATAATAGGATGACTGCGAATAAAAGGTTCAATGTGCAAATCTCCTTAAAACAGGCTCACCATAATCAAGATGATCCCTCAGATGCTGCTTATACCCCTCCAGGGTAAACCAACCCTCTACCCCATATTCATCTCCCGCCTTTTCTATATGAAACTCCTGTGCAGGCATAAAGCTGTATCCCACAAGAAAAAGCCTTGCACCATCCTGTGCCGCACAGATGTCCATGATAACAGAGACATGGCCTACGCCTCCCCTCTCATTCTGCACAAATAGATCACCGGGAATAAGTTCATCCGCTGCGATTGGTGTGCACCCCTTTTTCAGGGAATGGGAATTGGTATTTGCAAAGGCTGTTTTTAGAAACGCAGTATATGTCTGAGCGGAATTTTTATAATATTTTTTCTTTCCTGAATAATCGAATAGAAACAGATTATCCAGCCACCCCTTTTCCTTGTGATATTCCGCCCAGAAGCGCATGGCAAAATCCGCACACTGTTCAAGGTCTGATTTAAACATAAGGGGCATCTCTATTACACCATACAGCCTGTAAGACCCTGATTCAACAGGCCTGCCTCGATAGTCAAATATGATATTATCTGATTTAAGAGGGAGGCTCTGTATCCATTGGCTGAATGAGCCTTCAGGGGGAACCATACGCTCATAACCATTGGGAATGGGTATTGTATTTCTGACAGTCCGATTTAAATCTGACATAACCTGGACTGAGATAAAAAATATAAATATAATAGTTACTGATGAAATGAGCGCTGTTTTTAACGGTACCACAAATCACCTCGCAATATAGCCACCGGTTCAAGGGAGATAATCATTC contains these protein-coding regions:
- a CDS encoding DUF4846 domain-containing protein, whose protein sequence is MSDLNRTVRNTIPIPNGYERMVPPEGSFSQWIQSLPLKSDNIIFDYRGRPVESGSYRLYGVIEMPLMFKSDLEQCADFAMRFWAEYHKEKGWLDNLFLFDYSGKKKYYKNSAQTYTAFLKTAFANTNSHSLKKGCTPIAADELIPGDLFVQNERGGVGHVSVIMDICAAQDGARLFLVGYSFMPAQEFHIEKAGDEYGVEGWFTLEGYKQHLRDHLDYGEPVLRRFAH
- a CDS encoding M23 family metallopeptidase, with amino-acid sequence MNLLFAVILLLSAAQTPVAGWEEFEKAVRDQTIKKEDARREFPEIYKGLKEVCKKHPFNTDSKWLFPVKGYGIKDVGKGGFRPDIYYGSSTIKGYDFYDGNQHGGHPAYDLFIHDKDQDSKDDRTGKPVSVIAPVDILILSVETAWEQGSEIRGGCYIWALDPVHDQIIYFAHLNDVLVRPGSIIKAGSEIGTVGRSGKNAFPRRSPSHLHLMVLKVDGASLIPFDYIHFMDKE